The DNA region GGAGCCCGGCAGCGCCTTCGCGTGGCAGACGGGCTGGCTGGTGAGCAGCGTGCTCGACGTGGTGCACAACGTCAGAGACATCGCCGTCCTCGACGTGTCCGTCAGCGCGCATATGCCCGACGTGCTGGAGATGCCCTATCGCCCGCGCATCCTGGGCGCCCGTGACCCCGGCGACGGGGAGGTCACCCACCGCGAGGCGAACGACTACGCGAGCGGCGACCACCCCTACCTCATCGGCGGGACGACCTGCCTGGCGGGCGACGTGGTGGGCGAGTACGTCTTCGACCACGAATTGCGCGTGGGCGACCGGGTGGTCTTCGACGACATGATGCACTACACGATGGTCAAGACGACCTTCTTCAACGGGGTCAAGCACCCCGACATCGGCATCCTGCACGTAGGCGGGAGCTACGAGCGGGTCAAGGCGTTCGGCTACGAGGAGTTCAAGGCCAAGCTGAGCTGAGCGTCACGCCGACTCCGGCCCCGGTCCCTCCGCCTCGAACTCGGGGCGAATCGACCGGGGCCGCCTGCCGTCTATGTCGGTGAAGCCGTACTCCCCGGCGAGTTCTGCGGCGACGAGCACCTGGCCCGTGCGGTCCAGCACGCCCGGGTCGGCGGCGAGGTGGGCGACGGCGCGGCCCAGGAACTGCGGCGACTCCGAGTTGGAGAGGTCGAAGGCGCCCTCGGGGGCGAGGAGCACGCCCTCGGTGCGGACGAGGCCGGGGTAGAGCGACACGGCGGCGACCCGGTGCGGGCGCAGGTGGTTGGCGAACGCCTCCGCCATCCGGTCGTCCGCGTTCTTGGCGAGGAAATAGGGAATGTTCTCGCTGCCCCGGTGCCGCCCCCCCGCGAAGAAGCTGATGTTGACGACGAGCCCCCGGGCCGCGATCAGGAGGGGCGCGGCGAGCGCAGTGGTGACGTAGTGGGCCCGCACGCCCGAGTCGAACATGTCGTTCCAGATCGAGAGCGGTTGCTCCCAGAACGGCGCGTTCCACGCCTGCCCGCGCTCGTCCCAGCGGTGCAGGCCCTCGTAGCCGCCCCAGACGTTGTTCACGAGCACGTCGAGGTGGCCGTATTCTTCCGTGATTCGCTCGATCACAGCGCGAGTCTGCGCGTCGTCACGGTGGTCGCACTGGACCGGGACGCCCTGCCCGCCGAGAGCGGTCACGTCCGCCGCCGTTTCCTCCAGGCTGCCCACCAGGAAGGGCATCTCGGGGTGGCGCCCGCCGAGGGTGCGGCCCGTCACGTAGACCGTGGCCCCGGCCTCCCCCAGCCCCAGGGCGACCCCGCGCCCGACGCCCCGGCTGGCCCCGGTGACGAGGGCGACCTTTCCGTGAAGTGTTGGCATAGGGCGGCCAACTTACCAGCCCAAGAGCAACCCAAAAGAAACGTCCCGCCACTCCCGGCGGGGACGCTTCTTCTGGAAACAGGAGGCTCCGAACCTGCGCCGGGGGCGGGATTCGCCGCCTGCGGGCGCGCCGACATTGTGACCCGGCCCGGGGAGAACGTGGAGAGGGGGGCGCGGGAGGCTTCAGGCCGGGCGAGGGACGGGGAAGGGTCCCCGGCAATCACACCCGGCTCGGGGGATCAGGAGGGTGGGGAGGTCGGGATCGGCACGGTCTGGTGATGGTTGCCAGGGTAGATATAGATGCTGACGGTGCTCTGACAGGGCGCTACACGAATTTCCCCGCCATCTCATGAACCGCCGATCTTCGGCCCCCTCCCCTACCCCAGCCGCCCCGCCACCCACAGCGCGAGCGGCGCGACGACGAGGGCCGGAAGCATACTCCCCACCCGCACCCGGCGGTCCTCCCAGCCCAGTCCGGCGAGCATCAGGTTCCAACTGATGCCGGAGATGATCAGGCCGCCCGCCCCGGTGATCATCAGGACGTAGGCGTTCGTCTTCAGGACGCCCGGGTCCGCCCCGCCGAGCAGCCCGGCCGCGAAGGCCCCCGCCGCGAGGCTGAGGCCCCCCTGGAGGACGAGCACGGTGATCACGCTGAAGCCCACCCCGATGCCGTACGCCCCCGCCAGCGCGAGCGAGGCGATGCCGTCGAGGGTGCTCTTGAGGACGTAGGTGCCGCTGTCCCCGGTCAGGCCGTTCTGGAGGCCCCCCACCACCGTCATCGGCCCGACGCAGAAGAGCAGGCTGGCGGCGACAAAACCTTCCGTGAAGCGCCCGCCCCCCTGGAAGCGCCGCCTCAACCGCTCGCCCAGCCGGGTCAGCCCCTCCTCGATGCCCAGCGCCTCGCCGATCACGGCCCCCAGCGCGAGGCTGATCAGCGCGAGGATCACGCCGGGGACGACCCCGCCCGTCACCCGGTTGAGGCTCCCCGCCATGTCGAGCCCGATGAAGAGGGTGACCAGGCTGAGCGTTTGCAGCAGGGTGCGCTGGGTGCGCTCGGGAAGCCGCCCGCCGAGGGTGAGCCCCAGCAGGGTGCCCAGCAGAACGGCGGCCACGTTGATCAGGGTGCCGGAGACTTGCGAGAGGAGGCTCATCGGCGACCAGCCTAGCGCCGCGTGCAAAGAACACCGCCCCGGCCCGGTGGGGCGAGGCGGTGCCCGGGAGGAGGGCGGGGATTACTGGCTGCGGTACTTCGGCGTGATGATCTCCTCGCGCCCGCCGAGGTCGAGCTGCTCGGTCACCGCCTGCGCGGTCGTCAGGCTGTAGGCGTCCGCCGCGCCGTAGTTCACCGCGTAGCCCATGTCCTGCAAGGAGCCGATGCTCAGGCGCGAGAGCGGGTTCTTGACACCGCTGTTGAGGTAGCCGGTCATCAGCTCGTTCTTGAAGGTGGTCTCGCGCCAGTGCGCGCCCGCCGTGCCCGAGCCGCCCTGGTTCTCGACGGGCACGGTGCTCAGCGTGCCGCCGAAGGCGCGGTACTCGCGCACCCCGTTGGTGCCGGTATAGACGGGGTTGGTGGTGCCGGTCCCGCTCACGAGGCCGAAGGTCCGCCACAGGCTCCCGATCCCCAGCGAGTGCCCGAGTTCGTGCACGGCGATGTCGGCGAGCTGCGAGCTGAACTGCCCGAGGTCGGCGGTGTCGAAGACCAGGGTCGAGTAGGTCGTCAGACCGCTCGACGAGCGGATGGAGCACGGGCCGCTCTGGGCGAGGACGCCGCCGGGGCCGTCGATGCTCTTGTTGCCCGTGAACACCAGGATGTCGTCGATGGTGCCCGAGAACGCCGCGTTGCTGCCGCAGGAATTGGCGGGGACGTTCGCCGTCACGCTCGGCAGCCCCTGGGTGATCACGCCCTGCCAGCGGCTCGCGGCGGCGTTCATCGCGTTTACCACGCTCGCGTCGCTTCCGGCGGCGAAGCGCAGGGTGATGTTGTAGGCCTCGGTCGCCTGCTCGCCCACCGGCCCGGCGCTGAGGTACGGGTCGAGCGGCAGGGCAGCGACGCCGGGCAACACGGCGCCCTCCTGTGCGGCGGTCGGCGCCTGCACGCCCGCCTCCCGGTTCTGGCCCCCGCACGAGGCGAGCAGGGCGGTCAGGGCGAGGGCAGCGGCGCTGAGGGGGAGTCGGGACATGGGGAGACCTCCGGGTCAAGGGGCGAGGGACGCGGGCAGAAGAGCCCCGGGAAAGGGCTTACACGTTCGTGCGGACGAACAGTTGGAGGAGCAGGCGGAGCGTAGAGCGGAGGGTGTGAGCAGGATGTGGGGGCTGTGAAGGTCTTCACACGAGGTGACACCGAGGGCTTGGGGGGAAGGGTCCAGCCCAGGCCCGAAACAGGGCAAGGAACTACAGGGCTTCTCTCCCCTCATGCCCGACCTGGACGACGGGCCTTGCACTTCGTCGGGGGGGAGGACTCCCCTGATGCCCCCTTTAGGCTTGACGTGGGGGTGACGCGTGGCGTGGTACGCTTCCCCCAAGTTGACCTGTCTCGCCGCCTTGCCACTCTGCCTTCCGCCGTATGGTGCGGGCGGGCCGGGTGGTGGGCTCGGTCAATGCAGAACGTGGTCGGGGCTGCCGTCAGGGCGGCCCCGCGTGCTTTTCGGAGGTTTCCCTTGACGCTCACCGAACAGTTCCAGACGCTCCCGAAGCTCCTGAAGGTCAGCGAGGTCGCCGACTTCACGGGCACCCACGAACGCACCGTCCGCCGCTGGATCCGGGACGGCCGCCTCGGCGCGGTCGAACACCCGAGCGGCCTGCGCGTGCCCCGGCGCTCGCTGTGGCGCTTCCTGGGTCTGGACCTCGGCCTGAGCGCCTGAAGCTGCGTCCGCAGAGCGCCGCCGCATGGGGGGGCTCGGCTCCTCCTGGTCTCCACACGAGCGGCGCGCATCCTCTCCCGTGAACGTCCTGTTCGGGTGGGGGGCGTGAGCCTCGCGGCCCTGCACGCGGCCCTCGCACGGGGGGACGACGTTGCTGCGCTCGCGGCCTTGCAGACGCTCGACTCCTCCGAGCAGACCCGGGCGGCCCCGCTCGCACTGCACCTGGGCAGGCCGTCTCTCGCCGTCCGCTGGGCCGACGACCCCCTCACGCTCGCCGCCGCCCACCTGCGCCTGGGCCACCCGGGGGCCGCGTTGGAGGCCTTGCACGGTCAGCCCGACGCCGCCCGCCCCGCCCTGTTGCGCGCCCGGGCCGCGTGGCAGCTCGGGGGGCCGGACGCCGCCGACCTCGCCGCGCACGCCCGTCACCTCGCCCGCGCCCAGGGTGACGCCGGGGCCCTGACCGCCGCCGTCACCCTGCTCGGCGAACTGCACCTCCGCACCGACCCGCGCGCCGCTCTGCGCACCCTCGCCGAGGGGCTGAGGGTGGCCGAACTCGCGGAGACTCAGGCCGACGCGCACCTGCTTTCGGTCCTCGCCCACGCGCAGGCCTCCGTCGGTAGTCGGGAGAAGGCGGACCGCACGGCGGGGAAGGCCCTGCCTCGCAGCCTGCCCCGCAGCCCGGCGCGGGTGGTCGCCCTGCTCGCCCTCGGGCGGAAGGAGGAGGCGCGGGCGGAGGCGACGGCGGGGGAACTGGGCGAGGTGTGGCTGCGGGGTTTTGCCGACGGGACCTGAGACCGCCTAGGCCAGCCCCGACTCTGCCCAGGCCTTTCCAGAGGGAACGTACGGCGGGCGGATGAACATCCTCGGGCCCGGGTTGCCCTCCAGGTACACGCTCTCGTAGGTCCACACGTTGCGCTCCTGCACGAGGGCGTAGAAGGCCGCGCCGTCCGCCAGTTCCCCGGCGGGAAGGGACAGACGGGCGCGGTAGGCTCCCAGGAAGGGCTCGCCCAGGGCCGGGTTCAGTCCCAGGCTGAGGTGCAGGCAGCGCACGACCTCCCAGGCGCGGGGGGCGCGGCGGGTCTGCTCCCAGTCGATCAGGGCGGTGGGCCGCGTGCCCCCGAAGAACACGTTGCCGTCGTGGTAGTCGCCGTGCAGGAAACGTGAGGGAAAGGCGGGAGGGTAGTCGGGCGAGGGCGAGGCCCCGAGGTACGCCAACCGCTGCCCCGTCCTCTCCAGCGCCCAGCCGTCCACCTCGTCGGGGCGGGGCAGGGCGAGGAGGGCCGAGCGCACGCGCTCCAGCCGTTCAATCGCTCGGCCCACGCTCGACACCCCGAGCCCGGGAACGTCGAACGGCGCGGAGGAGGGGAGCCGGTCATGGAGGTCCGCGAGGAAGGCGCCGAGGGCCGCCGCGTGGGCGGGCGTCAGGCTCCCCCGCGCGACGGGCGCCCCGGGGGCCACGGGAAAGAGGGCGGCGAGGGCGGCCCCCGACCGCCCCACCGTGCCCCCCGCCCGGGTCACGAGCGGCGGCGGCGTGGGAAGCCCGGCCTCCACGGCGAGGGCAATCGCCGCGTGCTCCCGCTCGACCCGCGCCTGCTCGGTGCTTCGGTAGACGCGCAGGTGGAAAGTTCCCGCCTCCGCCCACACCCGGAAGGCCCCGTTGATACTCCCGCCCCCCAGCGGAGCGACGGCCCGCACCGCGCCCACGTCCCAGACCCGCGCGACCTCCTCGGGCCTCACCCCGGCACCACGTCCAGCCGCCGGAGGCCCCGGATCACGAAGCCGCCCACGTACTCGGGCTCCGAGGCCGGGTCGGCGAGGCGCAGCCCCGGAAAGGTGCGGGCCAGGGCGCGCAGGCTGAGAGAGAGTTCGAGCCGCGCGAGAGGCGCGCCCAGGCAGTAGTGCGTCCCCAGCCCGAAGGTCAGGTGCGGGTTGGGGTCGCGGGTCAGGTCCAGCTCGTCCGGGCGCTCGAAGCGGCGCGGGTCGCGGTTGCCGCTCGCGTACAGGAGGCCCACCTTCTCGCCGGGGCGCACGGTCTCGCCGTGCAGAGTGACCTCCTCCAGCGCGTACCGCTCGAAGAGGGGCAGGGGCGTGTCGAAGCGCAGCAGTTCCTCCAGCGCCGTGCGGAAGAGGGGCAGGCTGCCCTGGCGCGGGGCGGCCTGTGCGAGCGTCCGCCACTTCTCGGGCTCCCGCAACAGCGCGAGCACGCCCGCCGAGAGGCCGTTCACCGACGCCTCGTGCCCGGCGTTCAGGAGCAGGATGCAGGTGTCGATGAGTTCGCGCTCGGTCAGGCGGTCGCCGCCCTCCTCGGCCTGGACGAGGGCGGTGATCAGGTCGTCTCGCGGGGCCTGTCGGCGAAGGTGGGCGAGATCGCGCAGCAGGGCGCTGAAGTCCAGCACGGCCCGCTCCGCCGCCACCTGCTCCTCGCGGGTGTAGCTAGGTTCGTACAGCCGCACGATGGCCGCCGACCAGGGGCGCAGTTGACTACGTTCTTCCGGCGGCACCCCCAGCAGTTCGGCGATCACCGTGACGGGCAGGGACTCGGCGTATTCGGCCACAAGGTCGAAGCGGCCCCCCCCTACCTCCGCCAGTTGTCGCGCCAGCAGTGCCTCGATTCGCCCCGCCAGGGCCTCCACCCGCCGGGGCGTGAAGGCGAGGCTGACGAGCGAGCGCAGCCGGGTGTGCTTGGGCGGCTCGGAGTCGAGGAGGTGGTTGCCGTTGAAGGCGTCGAAGTTCGCCTGGGCCGAGTCGGGCGGCGGCCAGCCCAGCTCGTCGCGCGAGTAACGGTGCAGGGCGCTGCGCCCGAAGCGGCGGTCCCGCAGCAGCGCCGCGATGTCCCCGTGCCGGGTCAGGAAGACGCGGCCCAGCCTGGGGTCGCGGAAGGCGGGCGTCTCCTCGCGCACCCGCGCCAGCCAGGGGGAGGGGTCACGCACGAACGCCGGGTCAGTCAGGGGCAGCGCGAACGCGGGCAGGGACATGACCCCAGGCTACGGCAGGCGTGGCGGAGTCCATCTGCGGTCCACCGGGCGTTTCCACCCATCTGTTGCGTTCCTCACGTTGACTGAGGGGGCAAAAGCGGTGTAGCCTTCACTGACCAAAGTCGAGTTAAGGGTGGAACCGCTTCCGAAGAGAGGCGGCGGGCCTCTGGCCTGCAAGGGTCCACCCCGGAGGACGCATGAAGAAAGCAATTGCCGTCGTCAGCCTCATCGCCGCGTTCAGCGCCGCCACCCACGCCGGGGCCGTGACGCTCACCCTGGCCTGTGGGGCCGTGGGTCAGGAACTCGAGCTGTGCAAGGCGGGCGCCGACCGCTGGGCCAAGAAGACCGGGAACACCGTTCGAATCTTCGAGAGCCCGAACCTCACGAACGACCGCCTGGGCCTGTACCAGCAGCAGCTCGCCGCGCGCAGCAGCGACATCGACGTGTACCAGCTCGACGTGATCTGGCCCGGTCTGCTCTCGCAGCACTTCGTGGACCTCAAGGGCAAGGTGCCCGCCGCCGAGATCAACCAGTTCTTCCCGCGCATCGTCGAGGCCAACACCGTGAACGGCAAGCTGGTCTCGCTGCCCTGGTTCACCGACGCCGGGCTGCTGTACTACCGCACCGACCTGCTGAAGAAGTACGGCTACTCCGCGCCCCCCAAGACCTGGGCCGAACTCGCCACCATGGCGAAGAAGATCCAGGACGGCGAGCGCCCGGCGAACCAGACCTTCGCGGGCTTCGTCTTCCAGGGCAAGAACTACGAGGGCCTGACCTGTGACGCGCTGGAGTGGGTGAACTCCTTCGGCGGCGGGACCATCGTGGACAACACCGGCAAGGTCACCATCAACAACCCCAAGGCCGCCCAGGCCCTCGACACCGCCGCGAGCTGGATTCGCAACATCAGCCCGGCGGGCGTGACGACCTACGGCGAGGAGGAGGCGCGCGGCATCTTCCAGTCGGGGAACGCGGCCTTCATGCGCAACTGGCCCTACGCCTACGCGCTGGCCCAGGGCGAGGACTCCAAGGTGAAGGGCAAGATCGGCGTGGCGCCGCTGCCCGCCGGGGTGGGCGGCAAGCCCTCCGCGACGCTCGGCGGCTGGAACCTCGGCGTGAGCTCGTACTCCAAGAACCAGGCCGCCGCCATCGACCTGGTGCGCTACCTGACCAGCCCGGCCGAGCAGAAGATCCGCGCCATCGAGGGGGCCTACAACCCCACCATCCCGGCCCTGTACAAGGACCAGGCGATCCTGAAGGCCAACCCCTTCTTCGGCAGCCTGTACAGCGTGTTCACGAACGCGGTGCCCCGCCCCTCGGCGGCCACCAAGGGCAAGTACAACCAGGTGTCGCAGGCCTTCAGCACTGCCGTGAGCAACGTGCTCAACGGCAAGGCCAAGGGTCAGGCCGCCGTGGCCCAGCTCTCGACCGAAATCGCCCGCATCAAGGGGCGCGGCTTCTAAGCCGGCTCGGTGAGCGGGTGCAACCGGCCCGCACCTGAGCGCCCCCGGGGGACGTCCACGCTTGGGCGTCCCCCCTTCCGTTTCCCGGGCGTGGGGCCACAATCCTTTGCATTCATCTTTTGCTCGCGCGCCCCTCATCCGGCCGCTACGCCAGAGGTTCAGGCTGGTGCCAGCACACACCTGACCGTGGGCTGACGGCTCCCGCCCGTTCTCACCGCCGTTTCCCTCGCCGTTTCTTGGACGGGGCCGACCGCGCCCCGGCACTCAGACCCGCTCCCCGGCCCGCCGGGGTCGCCGGGCGAGACAGGGGGCACCCCATGACCACCAAGGCCACACCACCCACCGCCGTAGCCCCCACCCGCAGGCGCGGCATCGAGACGGCGCGGGCCCGCCAGGCGATCTGGCTGCTGTTGCCGACACTCATCGCCATAGCGGTCGTGGCGGGCTATCCCCTTTACCGCACCTTCTTCTTCGCGCTGCACGAGGCCAACCTCACCACGCCTGACCAGCGCACCTTCCTGGGGCTGGGGAACTTCTGGTTCACCACCGACGAGGGCGTGCCGCTGGGCTTCCTGCAAGACCCCAAGTGGTGGACGGCGGTGCGGAACACGCTGCTCTTCACGGTCGTCAGCGTGTTCCTGGAAACGGTTCTCGGCATGATCATCGCGCTCGTGGTAAACAGCGCCTTCAAGGGCCGGGCCTTCCTGCGCACCGCGATGCTGGTGCCGTGGGCGATTCCCACGGTGGTGAGCGCCCAGATGTGGGCGTATATGTACAACGACTCCTTCGGGCTGGTCGGGCGCGGTCTGCTGGGCGGGCAGGCGCTGCTCGCCAACACCGACTCCGCGATCTGGGCGCTGATCGCCGTGGACGTGTGGAAGACGACCTCCTTCATGGCGCTGCTGATCCTGGCAGGCCTGCAAAGCCTGCCGGGCGACATGTACGAGGCCGCCGACATGGACGGCGCGAGCAGGTGGACCCAGTTCTGGCGCCTGACCCTGCCCCTGCTGAGACCCGCCCTGCTAGTCGCGCTCGTCTTCCGCAGCCTCGACGCCCTGCGCGTCTTCGACATCATGTACGTGATGCTGGGACCGGTGAACGCCTCCAGCACCTCCATGACCGGCTACGCCCGCCTCGCCATGATCGACAACTCGCAGCTCGGCCTGGGCAGCGCGGTCGCCGTGGCGATCTTCCTGATCATCATGGTGATCGTGGTCATGTACGTCACCGCGTTCCGGGTGAAGTTCGACTGAGAGGAGAGCGCCATGTATCTGAAACGCACCAACCCGTTCATGTTCTACCTCCAGCGCGTCCTCTTCTACGTGCTCGTCCTCGTCATCACGGTGTACCTGCTCTTCCCCTTCTTCTGGGCGGTGCTGACGAGCTTCCGGCGGGCCGGGGACCTCTTCCTGCCGCCGCTGCAATTCCTCACGGCGCCCTCCACCTTGAGCAACTACACGCAGGTCTTCTCCAACCCCAACTTCCAGCGCGGGCTGCTCTACAGCGTGATCGTGGCGGTCGCGTCGGTGGTCATCAGCCTGCTGCTGGGCAGTTTTGCCGCCTACGCGCTGGGGCGCTTCAAGTTCAGGGGCAAGGCCTTTATCCTCTACATCATCCTCGCGGTGAGCGTCTTTCCGCAGATCGCGGTGCTGGGCGGCCTGTTCACCCTGGTGCAGGCCACGAGGCTCTTCAACAGCCCGGTCGCCCTGATCTTCAGCTACCTGATCTTCACGATCCCCTTCACGGTCTGGGTGCTGACCTCCTTCGTGCGGGACATTCCCGGTGAGCTGGAGGAGGCCGCGCTCGTGGACGGCGCCTCGCCGCTCCAGACGCTCTTCCGGGTGCTCTTCCCGGTGATGATGCCCGCGCTGGTCACGACCGGGCTGCTCGCCTTCATCAACGCCTGGAACGAGTACCTCTTCGCGCTGACTTTCACGAGTTCCAACCGCACGGTGCCCGTGGTGATCGCCAACTACTCCGGCGCCTCGCAGTACGACCAGCCGTGGGGGCCGATCATGGCGGCGAGCATCGTGGTGACGGTGCCGCTGATCATCCTGGTGCTGGTGTTCCAGCGCAACATCGTCTCCGGCCTGACCGCCGGGGCCGTGAAGGGCTGAGGCTGCACGCACCTCAAGCAGGCAAGAAGGAGGGCGACCCCGCACGAGGTGGCCCTCCTTTTTGCTGTCCTTACTAAAGTAGGACCGGTACCCGAAACTCTCCTGAAGGAGGAAAACGATAGCGTGAGACCCCCTACGATCTCCGATAAGACGGCCGCGTTTCTGCTGAAATTGTTTGGCGTGCTAGCTGTCATTACTTTGATCATGGCGCTTTTGTGGCCTGGTGGCCGAGAGTACGCTTGGGCAGTGTTGCAAGCGCTTTTGGCGGGTGCTATTGCAACGGTGGCATGGTGGATGTGGGGAGGTCCTAGCATCTAAGTCCTGACCCCTACTTCCCCTCCGCCTTGCGCTGCGCCTCGTCCAGCGCCGCCCTCGCGCTCAGCTTGCCGGTGGTGGCCTGCGAGATGGCATCCTCCAGGTACAGGGTCCACTGCTCGAAGGCGGGGGCGGTGGGGCGGGGCACCGCGTGGTCGAGCTGGGCGTGGGCGGCCCTGATCTGGGGATTTCTCGCGTACCAGTCGTTCAGGAGGGGCGTCACGCTGCGGCGGGTGGGCGCGTAGGCGGTGCTCTTGACCCACTCGGCGAGGCGGGCGGGCTCCATCAGGAACTGCCAGAAAGCGACGGCCCCGGCCTGCTCCTGAGGGGAGGCCCCCTGCGGCACGACGAGGTGGGCACCGCCGAGGGGCAGCGAGCACTCCCCCGCCTTCCCGCAGGGAAAGGGCGCGATACCGAGCTGGAAGAAGGGCAGCTTGCGCGCGTCGGTCCAGTTGGCGACGCTGGCGGCGACGAAGAGGTTCTGTCCCCGCGCGAAGTCGAAGGCGGCGCGGGTGGCCTCCGAGAGCCGCCTGGGCTGGGCGACCCCGGCCTCACTCATGCGGGCGAGCTGGGTGAGGGCCGCGACCGCCTCCGGTCCATTCAGGTTGGGGCGGCCGTTCACGACGAGGCTGCCGCCCCGCGAGGTCACGTTCGCCTCGAAGGTCCAGGCGTCGGCGGCGGCGACGAGGGGACGGCGGCCCCGGGTGGCGAGCTGGCGGCTGACGCTCTCGACCTCCGCCCAGGTCCCCGGGACCGACACCCCCTCCCGGCGCAGCGCCCCCGCGTTGTACATCAGGACGGGCACGCTGACGTTCCAGGGGAGGCCGTAGCGTTTGCCTCCGACCTCTCCCGCCCGCCAGATCGGGGGGTAGAGGTCCCCGGTGAGACTGCCCGGCAACGCGTCCGTCAGCCGCGAGAGGTCGGTGAGCCCGCCGTCCGCCGCCAGCCGGGCGAAGCGGGTGAACTCGACCTGGGCGAGCGGGGGAGCCTTGCCCGCCTTCAGAGCGGCCTGGAGCTTGTCGTTCAGCTCGCGGTAGTTGCCGCCCGCCACGGGCACGACCTCGTAGGTGGACTGGGAGCGGTTGAAGGCCTGGGCGTACCCCGCGACCGTGCCCTGGTCCATCGCGTGCCAGAACTCGATGCGGACGGGGGCGGCCTGGGCGGAGGCGGCCAGCAGGAAGGTCAGGGGCAGGGCGAGGCGGCGCATGGGGGGCAGGATAGCGGCCCGGTCTTGCCGCAGCCTGACGCGGGGATTAGGGCAGCACGGGGTAAAGGTCCACCCGGCTGCCGGGCCGCACGTCCTCGCGGGCGGCAATGCCGACCGAGGCGCTGGGGCCGCTGCGCCCGCTCAAACGGGTAAGGAGGTCCACGAACTCGTTCACGTCGAGGCCCCCGTTGGCGATGTACTCGCTGGGCACCCCCCGGGTGGTGAGGTCCGCCACCGTGTCCTGCACGAGGTCCTGAATCTGGGCCTGCACGCGGCGGGGGTCATTTCCCAGGGTCACGTCCATCCGGCGGATGAGCTGGCCGCCCCGGTACAGGGTGCTGTTGGGTCGGGCCTCGCAGGCGAGGTCCACCGGGAAGCCGACCGCCGTGTTGTTCGCGGCGCGGCACTGCACGAAGGTGCTCGCGTTCAGGCCGCGCAGCCTCGCCTCCAGGGCGGCGCGGGCGGGGGCAGGCAGCCGGGCGGCAGGCGCGCCGCGCGCCCCCCGCGCGTTGGCGGCGGCGGCGGCGCTCGCCAGGAAGGTGTCTAGGTTGCGCACGCCCGGCACCACGCCCGCGTACACGAGGTCGTTCTTGGGAAAGGCGAGGTCGGCGTTGCGGCTGGCGCTGAGTTCGGTGCGGGCGCTGGAGTACTCGTCCTGGAGCTTGCCCAGCGAGGCGCGCGTACTCGCCAGGTCGCGGGCGAGCGTCTCGTTCGCCGCCCGCAGGTCGGCCTGCTGGGCCCGCAGCGAGGCGAGGTCGGCGCGCACCCGGTCCCGCTCGGCGAGGGCCGCGTCCCGCGCCTGGGCGGCGGCCTCGCGGTCACGCACCGCCGCGTCGCGGGCGCGGGCAGCGTTGTCGCGCTCCGTCCTCAGCCGCTCGCGGGCGGCGAGAAGCTCGTTGCGCTCGGCGGCGAGCCGGTCACGCTCCCCCTGGGCGGCCACGCGCTGCGCCTCGGCCTGGGCGCTCGCGGCGACGGCGGCGTCACGGGCCCGCCGCGCCGCGTCCCGCTCCCCGGCAAGCTGGTTGCGCTGCGCCTCGATTCTCCGGCGCGAGGCCTCCAGCTCGGCGACCTGTTTCCCCAGGGCCGCCACGCGCTCCTGGGCGGCCTGGGCGCGGGCCTGCGTCTGGGTGGCCGCCGTCTCGGCCTGGGCGGCGCGGGCGTCGAGGTCGGCGACCTGCCCGTCCAGCGCGGCCACCCGCGCGTCGAGCGCCCGGGCCCGCTCCCGGCTGGACGCCAGGGCCTCCTCCGACGCGGTGAGGCGGGCGCGGCTTTCCTCCGCCCGCTTTTCGAGCGCCTCGCGCAGGGCGGTGAGCTGGGCGACGCGGGCCTGCAACCCCGCCGTCTGCGTCTGCGCGGTGCGGCGCTGGGCCTGCGCAGTCTGGAGCCGGACCTGGGCCGCCTTCAGCTCAGTCGTCGCCTCCTCCAGGCTGGCCTGCGCCCGCGCCCGCTCCGCCCGCAGCCGCTCGGCCTCGCGCTGGGCGGCGTCGCGCTCTCGCTGCACCGCCGAGAGGTCGCCCTGCACGTCCTGAAGCTCGTCGCGCAGCGCGGTG from Deinococcus aetherius includes:
- a CDS encoding carbohydrate ABC transporter permease; this encodes MYLKRTNPFMFYLQRVLFYVLVLVITVYLLFPFFWAVLTSFRRAGDLFLPPLQFLTAPSTLSNYTQVFSNPNFQRGLLYSVIVAVASVVISLLLGSFAAYALGRFKFRGKAFILYIILAVSVFPQIAVLGGLFTLVQATRLFNSPVALIFSYLIFTIPFTVWVLTSFVRDIPGELEEAALVDGASPLQTLFRVLFPVMMPALVTTGLLAFINAWNEYLFALTFTSSNRTVPVVIANYSGASQYDQPWGPIMAASIVVTVPLIILVLVFQRNIVSGLTAGAVKG
- a CDS encoding ABC transporter substrate-binding protein encodes the protein MKKAIAVVSLIAAFSAATHAGAVTLTLACGAVGQELELCKAGADRWAKKTGNTVRIFESPNLTNDRLGLYQQQLAARSSDIDVYQLDVIWPGLLSQHFVDLKGKVPAAEINQFFPRIVEANTVNGKLVSLPWFTDAGLLYYRTDLLKKYGYSAPPKTWAELATMAKKIQDGERPANQTFAGFVFQGKNYEGLTCDALEWVNSFGGGTIVDNTGKVTINNPKAAQALDTAASWIRNISPAGVTTYGEEEARGIFQSGNAAFMRNWPYAYALAQGEDSKVKGKIGVAPLPAGVGGKPSATLGGWNLGVSSYSKNQAAAIDLVRYLTSPAEQKIRAIEGAYNPTIPALYKDQAILKANPFFGSLYSVFTNAVPRPSAATKGKYNQVSQAFSTAVSNVLNGKAKGQAAVAQLSTEIARIKGRGF
- a CDS encoding DUF3084 domain-containing protein — translated: MLWLFLPFVVVLSGVVAYAADTIAKKVGRKHLRWFGLRPKTTALVVAVLSGMGISAASLAAFLLLNRSAVNTIAQADQLRPQVTALRDELQDVQGDLSAVQRERDAAQREAERLRAERARAQASLEEATTELKAAQVRLQTAQAQRRTAQTQTAGLQARVAQLTALREALEKRAEESRARLTASEEALASSRERARALDARVAALDGQVADLDARAAQAETAATQTQARAQAAQERVAALGKQVAELEASRRRIEAQRNQLAGERDAARRARDAAVAASAQAEAQRVAAQGERDRLAAERNELLAARERLRTERDNAARARDAAVRDREAAAQARDAALAERDRVRADLASLRAQQADLRAANETLARDLASTRASLGKLQDEYSSARTELSASRNADLAFPKNDLVYAGVVPGVRNLDTFLASAAAAANARGARGAPAARLPAPARAALEARLRGLNASTFVQCRAANNTAVGFPVDLACEARPNSTLYRGGQLIRRMDVTLGNDPRRVQAQIQDLVQDTVADLTTRGVPSEYIANGGLDVNEFVDLLTRLSGRSGPSASVGIAAREDVRPGSRVDLYPVLP
- a CDS encoding carbohydrate ABC transporter permease, with the translated sequence MTTKATPPTAVAPTRRRGIETARARQAIWLLLPTLIAIAVVAGYPLYRTFFFALHEANLTTPDQRTFLGLGNFWFTTDEGVPLGFLQDPKWWTAVRNTLLFTVVSVFLETVLGMIIALVVNSAFKGRAFLRTAMLVPWAIPTVVSAQMWAYMYNDSFGLVGRGLLGGQALLANTDSAIWALIAVDVWKTTSFMALLILAGLQSLPGDMYEAADMDGASRWTQFWRLTLPLLRPALLVALVFRSLDALRVFDIMYVMLGPVNASSTSMTGYARLAMIDNSQLGLGSAVAVAIFLIIMVIVVMYVTAFRVKFD
- a CDS encoding ABC transporter substrate-binding protein, with protein sequence MRRLALPLTFLLAASAQAAPVRIEFWHAMDQGTVAGYAQAFNRSQSTYEVVPVAGGNYRELNDKLQAALKAGKAPPLAQVEFTRFARLAADGGLTDLSRLTDALPGSLTGDLYPPIWRAGEVGGKRYGLPWNVSVPVLMYNAGALRREGVSVPGTWAEVESVSRQLATRGRRPLVAAADAWTFEANVTSRGGSLVVNGRPNLNGPEAVAALTQLARMSEAGVAQPRRLSEATRAAFDFARGQNLFVAASVANWTDARKLPFFQLGIAPFPCGKAGECSLPLGGAHLVVPQGASPQEQAGAVAFWQFLMEPARLAEWVKSTAYAPTRRSVTPLLNDWYARNPQIRAAHAQLDHAVPRPTAPAFEQWTLYLEDAISQATTGKLSARAALDEAQRKAEGK